TTTGGAAGACCTATTGAGTTGTCGCAAGTTGTCGTAGTTGACGAAGTTTTCACCGATGCCAGCAAGGGTATGCGTGCATCTGAAGAGAAGCTTATGAAGGCCTTTGGGACTACGGATTTTATTAAAATAGCCGAGGCTATCATGAAACGTGGTGAACTTCAATTAACAACTGAGCAAAGACGGCAGTTGATTGAAGATAAAAAGAAGCAGATTATAGCTTTCATCAGCAGGCAATGCGTTGATCCTAGAACTGGGTTACCCCACCCTCCGATTCGGGTTGAACAGGCTCTAGCCCAAGTTCGGGTCTCAATCGACCCCTTCGAAGATGCAGAGGAGCAAGCCAGAACGGTTATTCAAGCTTTGCGTCCTATTCTTCCACTAAAAATGGAGCAGCTGCGACTGGCTGTGAAAATTCCACCAGAACACGCAACTCGAGCCTATGGTGCGGTAAAGGACTTCGGAATCATTAAACAAGAAGAGTGGCAAGCAGATGGATCGTGGATCGCGATTATTGAGATGCCGGCGGGGTTGCAGACTTCATTCCTCGAAAAGGTTGGCAAACTTACGCAAGGGACTTTGCAGGTAAAAGTCTTAAAGTAGGCTGAAGTTATCTTCTACAGTTTAACCTCTTGAGGAAGTGGCATGTTTGCCAATACTAGTTGAAAAAAGGCAGCTTGTTACCCCAGGTGACCTCATAGCTGAGGGTAATTATTTAATCGGTGAAAGTACCTTTCGTGAAGGGGATAAGATCTACGCTACACGGATTGGGCTTGTAGATACCGATGGTCGTTCGGTTTCAGTGGTTGCTTTGAAGGGAGGCTATATTCCATGCGTGGGAGACTTAGTAATAGGCAAAGTAATCGACATAAGCCTAAGTGGTTGGGTGGTTGATATTAATGCTCCATATGCTGCAATTCTTCATGCTTCTGATGCTATTGAGCGACCTTTCAACCCGCAACGCGATGACTTAACATCCATTTACGATATTGGTGACATGATTTTAGCTAAGGTTGTCGCCTACGATCGAACTAGAAATCCAATTCTTACTACTCACGGTCCAGGGCTTGGAAAGATTACTCGGGGGCGAGTTATTGAAATAGTCGCAGCGAAAATCCCGAGACTTATTGGAAAACGGGGATCTATGATCAACATGTTAAAACGTGAAACTGGTTGCCATTTTACGATTGGTCAAAATGGGTTAGTTCTCATTAGTGGTAGGAGCCCTGAAGACGAGGACCTGGCGGTTTTGGCAATTCGTAAGATTGAGGAAGAAGCTCATACAACCGGTTTAACAGATCGCATATGCAACTTAATACGGGAGGAAAGTCAAAAAAGAGGTGTTTCTCATGTCTCAAATTAAACCCGAGAAACTGATAAATGAACAAGGTCTCAGGATTGACGGTAGAAAACCTGATGAACTTCGCCCAACTAAGTTAGAGGTTGGGTTATTGAAAAATGCTACTGGCTCTGCCTATATAGAGCAGGGAAAAAATAGGATCCTTGTAGCAGTTTACGGTCCAAGGGAAACTCATCCAAAACATCTGGCTCTTCCAGATAGAGCTACAATCCGGTGCCGGTATCATATGGCACCATTTTCTACAGAAGTCCGAAAATCGCCAGCCCCTTCTCGTCGAGAATTAGAGCTTTCAAAGGTTATTAGGGAGTCGTTAGAACCAGTGGTATTTACCGAATATTATCCTCGAACAACTATAGACGTTTTTATTGAGGTCTTGCAATCTGATGGTGGGACAAGATGCGCAGGCATTACCGCTGCATCATTAGCGTTGGCGGACGCGGGTATACCGATGCGAGACTTGGTAGTTGCATGCGCATCCGGAAAAGTTGACGGGCAAATAGTTTTGGACCTTTGCGATCTTGAAGACAAATTCGGGGAAGCAGATTTACCCGTAGCTATAATTCCGCGTTCCGAGGAGATAACACTCATCCAAATGGATGGAAGCCTCACCCCAGAGGAATTCAGAAAGGCTTTCAACTTAGCAATTGAAGGGTGTAAGCAAATTTATGCGATGCAAAAAGAAGCCCTCAGGAAGAAATACATCGCAGTAAAGGAAGTTGCTGAAGAAGAGACGACTGAGGCAGGCGAAAGGGAGGAATGATAATTGTCTGTTACGCGTGAAACCGAGGTAATTGCAAAAATAAAGCAAAAGCAGATTACCGATTTAATTAGTCGCGGGCGAAGGTTGGATGGTCGAAGTCTTTTCGACTATAGGGAAATCAAAGTCGAAACCGGAGTGATTGAGAAGGCTGAAGGCTCAGCATCGGTTTCCCTTGGAGATACAAAAATTCTTGCTGGGGTAAAAATTGAGATCGGTGAACCATTTCCTGATACGCCAGATGAAGGTGTTCTTACGGTTAATGCGGAATTGGTTCCCCTTGCTTCAGCTACGTTTGAGCTTGGACCGCCGGATGAGAATGCAATTGAACTGGCAAGGGTGGTTGATCGTGGATTAAGAGAATCTAAGACCATAGACTTGAAGAAACTTTGCATCAACCCGGGTAAGAAGGTGTTTGTTGTGTTTATTGATATATATGTCCTTGACCACGATGGAAACCTCACAGATGCTTCAGCTATCGCTGCACTTGCGGCGCTGATTAATGCGAAGATGCCTACTTACGAAATCAAAGCAGGTGAAGTTGAATTGAAACCTGAGTATATTCAACTTCCGCTCCAGAATTATCCCTTCACTGTAACGATGGCAAAGATTGGTAATAAGCTAGTAGTTGATCCAATTATTGAGGAAGAGCAAGTTATGGACGCGCAGATCACTGTTACCACAGACCAAAACGGGAATATCTGTGCCATGCAGAAGAGCGGACCTAAAGCATTTTCAATTACACATGTGCTTGAAGCAGTAGACTTAGCGCGTGAGAAAGCGAAGCACATTCGTGCTATACTAGGAGTGTAAGTTTCCAATGGGGCGAACTAAGAGCGTTGGTCCGACGGGGCGATTTGCCGCCCGCTATGGGGCAACTGTTAGAAAGCGGCGGGCAGAAATCGAGATTGAATTGAAGAAACCCCAGACTTGTCCGAGCTGTGGATATAAGGCCGTTAAAAGGGTTAGTGTGGGCATATGGCGTTGTCGGAAGTGTGGCTACACTTTTGCAGGGGGAGCTTACTCACCAGTTACGAAACTCGGCGAAATGGCGAGAAGAGCGGCGAGAGGGCTTGTTCCCACAGTAAGAGTTGAGACAGTTAAGCCGTCCAAGACCAGTGAAACCACGTGATCCTACTTACGACTTCGTTAAGGCCCACACGCCGCGTAAGATCATTTTGTAACGACATCCAAAGAGTTCTTCCTAATGTTATTCGGATTACTCGTGGTAAACTGGCTTTAGATGCGTTAGCGGAGAAAGCTTTAGAATTAAAGGCCGAGGGTGTGGTCGTGGTTGAAAGGTGGAAGGGTGAACCTAGCAAAATTACTTTTTATCGTATCACTTCAAAGGGATTAGAAACCTTTTTTCCTATTATTTTTCTTGGCAATGTTAAGCTTCAGCAAGATTATGGGCAAATCTATAAGCCAGCTGGCAAAATTGCAGTCTCCCTCTCAAGCTCCTTATCAGAAGATGCGCGTCGAGTAGCTGAAAGATTTTCAGAGTTTTTTCATCTTCCAATATTGGAAGCGAATGCAAACCTTAGAAAAATCGACGCAACTTTAAATTTCTCTTCCCAGTTTGGCTCCGTTACTAAAGTTTCGCTTACTCATCCCCCGATTGTACATGAAGTAGGTCCAAGCTTTACAGTAAAAATGGTTAAATGGAATCCATAAGTGAAGGCGAATGTCAACGAGGCAAAAACAAGCTTGCGCTATAATTCATCTTGACTTTCCTAGTGAAAACTACGCCAAGATCATCTATGAAGCTCTTAAACCTGAAACCAAAATGTCCCCAACTCCGAGGGCCGAAGTTAGGCTTCAAAGGAATGCGAAAAATCTTGTTCTTACGTTCAAAGCTTGTGATGCGGCTGCCCTTAGAGCTTCAATAAATTCTATTCTTCGTTTTACTAATTCTATAGTACAGATTCTTAATGTAGTCAAGAAGCTTCACGCGCAATAGGTTTTGACTGTACTCTTGGTTTTAGGTATGTTTGGGTTTCACGTTCATGTGGGCATCTTTTTAACTCGTAGAAACTGGGGTTGCTGTTGGGCATCGTTTATGTAGTAGAACAATATTCGGAAAACTCTTATTATAGTTGGATAGTAGCTATTCGGGATAAAATGTGTAATCGGTGAGGGTAGAATGAGTACAGCTCCAGAAATTCCCCCACAACTTCAAGAGCAGCTTTCAAGACTTCAACAACTTCAACAGACGCTTCAGATAGTTATAACTCAAAGACAACAGTTAGACCTTGAACTTGCTGAGACCGAGCGAGCGTTAACTGAGTTGGATAAGCTTTCCGATACTTCTACCATCTATAAGTCGATTGGTGCGCTTTTAGTTAAAACGGATCGTCAAACTGTGCTAAAAGAATTACAGGAGCGAAAGGAGCTTCTTAACACTCGAATTACAGTTCTAGCAAGGCAGGAGGAACGGGCTCGGAGTAAAGTAAAAGAACTTCAGCAGAAGATTCAAGATAGGCTTAAGCCTCCTGAGTCAGAGGAAGCCTCGGTTAAAATCTGAATATAAATACTTTCTCAGATGGTTTTTCATGTTTGAGGAAATAGGCCTGCCAGAGCTCAAGCTCCATCAAATTGAAGAGGTTTGTAAGGTAGCGGAAGAAGCCGCGAGGCGTTATATCCTGTCAAAAGTCTCCTTTCGAAGGATAGCTGACCTAAACATCACAATTGACATTAGTGTTGCTGGTCCTGTTACAATAAACGTAGATATTGACGCTACGCTTTCACCCCTTGAAGCTGGAGTTGATGTGGGACAAATTACTAGAGAAGCCTCCGAAAAAGCATTAGAGGCGGCGGAAGGAAAGTTGAGGGAGTTTGCAGCTTGCAAATCAAAGAAATAGCCGCCTTGCTTAAAGAGAAAAACGCGAAGTACGTCAGCATTCTTTGTCATCATAATGCTGATCCCGACGCTGTATGCTCTGCATATGCGTTTTCACAACTGCTGAAAAGGCTTAAACCTGATGTGAACATCGAGATTTCTGCTGCGCAGGGACCTAGCAAACTTTGTAAACAGATTTTATCTGCAGTTCCAATCGTGTTAATCGATCAACCGCACATTGAAGAAGCTGACATTCTCGTTCTACTTGACACTAATACTATTCAACAATTAGATGAATGGAAGCCCAGGATAATTGAGGCTGCGAAGCCGTTGATTGTTATAGACCATCATGCAGCGCATCCAAGTACAAAGAGTATAGCCACTCTTTGCATTGCGGATGAGACATCATCGTCTACGTGTGAAATTGTCTATAGCCTTTATAGGGAGGCCGATTTCGAACTCACAAGGGAAGAAGCATTAGCGCTATTTCTTGGCATAGCATATGACACTAAGCACTTCATTTTAGCCAGTTCAAAGGCTTTCAAGGCTATTGCAGGTCTAATCGATGCAGGTGTCATGGCAGAAGAGGCTTTATCTCTTCTCTCTATGCGGATGGACATCTCGGAACGCATCGCCCGACTGAAAGCAGCAAAACGTATGAACCTGATGAAACTAGGTAAATGGCTAGTCGGCTTTTCAAATGTTAGTGCTTATCAAGCTTCAGCTGCCCGCGCTCTTCTTGAGTTAGGTGTTGATGTTGGGATTGTTGGTGGCGTGAAGGAAGGAAAGCTCAGAATCAGTATGAGATCCACGAAGCAGTTCTATAAAGAAACTGGTATTCACCTGGGGAGAGATATTGCTAAGCCTCTTGGCGAACAAGTTAATGGCATGGGAGGCGGTCACGCTGCGTCAGCTGGGGTGAATGGTGAAGGTGATTTTAAGGAAGCTGCATCACTTTGCGTCAGGCTTCTTATGGAGAAACTCGGATACTAACTTATTTTTGAGTAATTACCTTTAAATGAGGCTCTTCCGATACGATTTGCGGGTAAAACTAGTGGAATCTTCCATGCCAGTAATTAAGGTAAGTGACTTAACTTACACTTATCTTGGTTCTGAAAAGCCTGCACTTAAAGAGATTAATTTGGTCGTCGATAAAGGCGAATTTGTCATTTTAACAGGGCCAAGCGGGTGTGGTAAAACTACTTTGTGCCGGTGCTTTAACGGGTTAATTCCCCATTTTTATGGAGGAGACTTGAGGGGAGACGTGATCGTATCTGGTCTCGCGGTCCGTGACCACCCCACCTGTGAGCTATCTCAGTACGTTGGGTTCGTGTTCCAAAATCCTGAAAACCAGCTATTTGCCCTTTCTGTAGAAAAAGATGTGGCTTTCGGACTCGAGAATTTAGGTCTCCAAAGGGATGAAATTCGTCGTCGTGTTGAATGGGCATTAGATATGACAGGAATTAGGCATCTTCGGGAGTGCGCGCCATACGAACTTTCTGGCGGGCAACAACAGCGTGTTGCCATAGCTAGCGTCTTAGCAATGCAACCTGAAGTTATTGTCCTCGATGAACCGACTTCCTTTTTGGACCCGCTATCTGCTAAGAAGATCTTTGAGGTTGTTAGCCGCCTTAACACAGAGCTAAAAATTACAATTATACTTGTTGAGCATCGGCTAGATTTAGCTGTCATGTACGCGAATCGGGTTATAGTTATGGATGAAGGTCGGATAGTTCTCAATGGACATCCGCGCGAAGTGTTTAACTCTGAAAAAGCCTACTTAATGGGGGTTGGAATACCTAAGACTATTCGGCTTTTTCAATTGCTTCGAGAAGATGGAATTGAGTTAGCCTATGTTCCAATAACTCCTGATGAAACAGCTCAACTTATCCGGGAAGCTCTAAAGTTATGATTAAGGTTGAAGATGTTTACTTTACTTATCCTTCCGGCGTTGAAGCCCTCCGAGGAGTAACTCTCCGAATAGAAGATGGAGAATTTGTAACAATCATGGGTGAAAATGGCGCTGGAAAAACAACGCTTGTAAAACATTTTAATGGCCTGTTAAAGCCAACTCGGGGGCGCGTGGAAGTTGATGGAATTGATACTCGTAATGCCAGCGTCGCCGAACTCTCACGGAATGTAGGTCTTGTTTTTCAAAACTCTGATCACCAACTTTTCTCTGAAACTGTAGAGGAAGAGATTGCGTTTGGTCTTCGAAATTTCGGTTTTGATGCGCCGACAATCACCAAACGTGTTGAATGGGCACTAAACCTTCTTGACCTAGTTGAGTATCGGAAGTCATCTCCCTTTATGTTAAGCGGAGGTGAGCGAAAACGTTTAGCTTTAGCTTCAGTTCTTGCTTGGGATCCAAAAATTATTGTTCTCGATGAACCGACTATTGGCCAAGATTATCAACAGAAGGCAAAACTTCGAGAGTTTATAACTCAACTCAATGCTCAAAAAAGAACTGTAATTGTTGTAACCCATGATGTAGAGTTTGTAGCTGAGTGCCGTCCTAGGGTAGTTTTGATGTCGCATGGTGAAGTGGTTGCCGATGGACCTGCGCCAAGAATTCTTACAGATTATGATACGGTGACTAAGGTTTCGCTATTACCTCCACAAGTCACCCAAATTTTTCTTCATCTTTCAGATTTTAATTTTCCATCAAACGTTATTGACATCTATGAAGCGAAGCAGTTGTTGTCAGCTAGAATGTTCAAGGTAGGGTTAAAATGAGGGTATTTGAGGGCTTAAAATTCAAACGGGTTTCCACACCTATTCACAAATTAGATCCTCGTGTAAAATTCTTTATTTCCTGTATTATTTTTATTACCGCTATCTTATTTAATGAACTACTTCCATTGCTAATCCTATTTTTCGCTCAACTTCCGCTTATTTTGATAGCTCGGGTGCATCGAGAATGGGTGCAATCGTTAAAGGGGGCTTCCATTTTTGCAGTAATGATTTTCGTAATGAATTTAGTTGTGGGTTATATGAGTCCAACTTCTAGTTTCACAATTTCTTTTTCGTTAGCTATGGCTATTCGCTTCTTGGTGCTCGTAGCATCGTTCTCCTGTTTTTTCCTGACCACATCTCCGGATGATTTAGGCTTAGCGTTAGAGCAAAGTCGTATACCCTATGAATTTTGTTTCGCTTTCACCACAGCTGTACGCTTCGTTCCTGTGCTAGCAAATGAAGCCCAAACTATCGTAGATGCACAACGCTCTCGAGGGCTTGAGTTGGAAAAGGGCAATTTTATGAAACGTGTGAGGAATTACATTCCAATTCTCATACCTCTAATAGTGAGCGCTATCCGACGAAGTCTTGAGTTGGCGGAGGCTATGGAGTCACGAGCCTTCGGCGCAAAGAAAACTCGTACAAGTCTCTATAGTCTTAAAATGAAGTCAATTGATTATTTTGTTATCATTCTAACCCTAGCGTTATTCCTATTTGCTGTTTACATTCGAATGGCAGCGGCAATTCCCCGAATAGAAATCTAATTGATAAGTGTTTACATCTTAACTTGAATTAATATTTTTGAATAAGGGCCTTCATAACTATCGGTAAATAAACTAGGCTGGTGACTTACTTTGCCCCTTCAGGTTAGAATTATTGTTGACGAAAGGGAAAGACAGTCTGGGGTTCCAGAACTGTTAGCTAAATTTGGGGGAAAAATTGAATATCGTTTCTTAAGTGTAGGTGACTATGTGCTTTCGTCTGAATGTGCAGTTGAACGGAAGGATGCGCATGACTTTGTTAATTCTCTGTTTTCCGGTCGGTTATTTGACCAGGCTTATAGGTTGTCGGAAGCNNNNNNNNNNATTGTAGAAGGCGACTTGTTAAAACTGGTTGAAGAATCCTCGAAGCCACGCGCATTCTGGGGTGCCTTAGCCACGATTGCTTTTGGATATGGGCTTCATGTCTTCTTTACTCGAAATACTGCACAGACAGCTGATTTTATCTATACTATTGCAAAGCATGGGCGCTTTGTTAGGCCAGGAAGACCGCTTATACAGAAAAAACCAAAAGTTGAGACATTGCAAGAGAGCCAGTTACTCGTAGTAGCAAGTTTGCCTGGCGTTGGTCCAAGGTTTGCTGATAAACTTTTGAGGCACTTTGGTTCTGTGCGTCAGGTTTTTTCTTCTTCGTTGTCACAACTTGCCTTAGTTGAGGGCTTTGGGCGTTCTCGAGCCGAGAACGTTGTACGCCTTCTTGACGCTTCCTATCAACCATCCGAGAAGCTGGCGTCTCAAGCTCGCCTAGACCAGTAATAAGTTATTGTAAGTATTGGAAGCATAGTTAGGTTTATGCTAGGTTCTTTTTCAATTTCATCTTTGCAAATTAGCAACAAAATATATACTGTTTACCTTCAATGGTCCTTTGATTTTTATTCATATTAAGCAGCAATCTCTTCATGTTTCTTTATTTGATCCCTCTGAGAAGATCGGTGCCAAATTGTGGAACACGGTAATTAATGTGGGAGGTTATACAGTATTTTTACCACAAATATAATGTATAATGTTATTATTTTAGCTTACATTGAGGGCTGTGAATGAGCCGCCCGCGTTATTGGTATGAAGCAACTGTTAATGAGATCTTAGTGGAAATCCAAAATGCTATGCGGACACTTGACCCCGAAAAAGTTGAAAAAATGGTTGATATTCTCATTAAGGCGAAGAATCGAAAAATACTTGTTCTTGGGGCTGGCCGCAGTGGGCTTGTCGGTCGAGCGTTTGCAATGCGCCTAATGCACCTCGGTTTTAATGTTTATGTTGTTGGAGAAACGATCGCTCCAGCCCTTGAGAAAAATGACGTATTATTTGCGATTTCAGGGTCTGGTACTACAACGTTGGTTGTCGCGTCTGCGGAGATAGCTAAGAAAGTAGGAGCAATAGTTGTTGCTATCACTTCTTATATTAATTCTCCTTTAGGTAAGTTGGCTGATCATGTGGTTGTCCTCAAAGGTAGAACAAAGGTCGCTCGTAAGAAAGATTACTTTTCACGGCAGATTCTCGGAGTTCACGAGCCTCTCGCCCCGCTTGGCACGCTTTTTGAAGCTTCTTGTATGATTTTCTTGGATGGAATTATCGTCGAACTGATGCATCGCCTTGGAAAAACAGAGCGTGAGATGAAATTACGTCACGCTACAATTGAGTAAGCTGTGTTTATGATGCGCGATTAATACCACGGTACGTACTTTCTTTCAATTTAACCTTTTGAGAATTGTATTGCACCAAGTGTTTTACCAATCATCGCGCTTTTAGAAGATACTTCATATGGTAAAGTTAATAACTTACCCCGAAGATAATCGCACAGACCAAGATAAGGAGGGAAGGCTCATTCCGAGATTCAAGCAAACTGGAGATATTCTGAAAATTACCGGGAATAAGGAACAATTAAGAAACATAGGCATAATAGCCCATACTCATACTTGCGGAAGTTGATGTCTTCCGTTGTATGAGGGGTAAGTAGATCATGGAAAAACTACCATGACAGACTCGTTGTTAGCGGCTGCTGGGTTGTTGTCCCCTACATTGGCGGGGCAAGCTCTAGTCCTCGATTACCTTGAGGAGGAGCAAAAGCGTCAGATGGCTAATCATAGTTGGATTAGCCAGACGAAATGACAATCAAGGCCGCTAACATCAGTCTCTATCACGAGCGTGAAAACCGACCCTTCGTGATAAATCTAATTGACACGCCATCTGATCTGGCGTGAATGTCAGATCAGGCGTAAGGTCATGTAGATTTTTCAGGAAGGGTTACCCGTAGTTTACGGGCTATCGATGGCGCTGTTGTTGTGGTGGATGCGGTTGAGGAGGTTATGGTCCAAACTGAAACTGTTACTCGCCAGGCTTTAGAAGAACGCGTTCGCCCAGTTTTATATGTTAATAAAATTGATCGCCTTATCAAAGAACTCCGTCTTGCCCCTGATGCCTTTCAAGCAAAACTAGCTAGGATAATCCGTGATTTTAATCAGTTAATCGACATGTATGCGGAACCTGAGTTTAAGGAGAAATGGAAGATAAGTCCAACTGCTGGCACAGTTGCATTTGGATCAGCTAAAGACCGGTGGGCTTTCACTCTTGAAATGGCTCAGAAACGGGGTATCACCTTTTCTGATGTGATTAAGGCTTACACTAAAGGTGACATCGAGGATCTTGTCAAGTCCTGCCCGCTTCATGAGGCTATCCTAAACATGGTTGTCGACCACATGCCTCCGCCGCACATCGCTCAGAAATATCGAATTCCAAGAATTTGGCGCGGAGACCTAGATAGTGAAATTGGCCAAGCGATGATTAACTGCGATGAGAAAGGTCCTGCAGTTATGTGCGTTTCCGATGTCAAAGTTGATCCACAGGCTGGAGTTGTCGCAACTGGTCGTCTTTTCTCTGGAACTCTTAGTCAAGGTGACCAAATCTATCTGGTTAATGCCCATACAGATGCCAGAATCCAACAAGTCTGTATTTATATGGGACCGCATCGCGAGATCGTGGGTTCGCTTTCTGCAGGGAATATCCCTGCCTTACTTGGACTTGAACATGCTCGCGCTGGCGAAACAATCACTACTGTCAAAGACATCGTTCCCTTTGAAGCTGTAAAATACGTTTCTGAACCGGTTGTAACAATAGCTGTTGAACCAAAATACGCCCGCGATCTCCCCCGCTTAGTCGATATTCTTAACAAATTGACAATTGAAGATCCAACACTTGTGACTGTTGTCCGTCCAGAAACTGGTGAATATCTCATTAGTGGTATGGGAACCCTCCACCTCGAAATCGCCACTACTTGGATTACAAAAACTGGTCTAGAAATTATTCAAAGCAAGCCAATTGTCATTTACCGTGAGTCTATTCGCCGCCACGGCGGACCATTCGAAGGTAAATCCCCCAATAAACATAACCGCGTCTACATTGAAGTTGAACCCCTAGAACCCGAGATCATCGACCTAATTCGTAAAGGCGAACTTCACGAAGCCTTAGACAGAAAAGCCGCAGCCAAAATCCTTCGTGACCATGGTTGGTCAACCGAAGAAGCTCGCAACGTCTGGACTATTGAACCACACGGCAACATTCTCATTGATGCCACAAAGGGCATTCAATACCTCCATGAAGTCAAAGAAATGATTGTTACTGGATTCCTTAATTGCATGGAAGAAGGTCCCCTCTGCCGTGAACTCGTTAGAGGAACAAAGGTTAAACTCACCGATGCCCAACTTCACGAAGACCCTGCACATAGGGGGTACGCTCAACTTGTTCCAGCTACAAGACATGCGTTGTTTGCTGCATTTTTATCGGCGGAACCAGTTTTATTGGAGCCAATTGAGAAGATTACAGTGAAGGTTCCAGTTGAACTAGTGGGCGATGTGACGAAAGTGATTGCGCAGAAACGTGGAAAGATTCTGTCAATTGAGCAGAAGGAATACCTGACATATGTTGAGGGTGAGTTGCCTGCAGCGGAGACATTTGATTTATCCGAGGTTATGCGAGGGGCTACAGGTGGTAGGGCTTTCTGGGGTCTCGAATTTGCTTCCTGGGCTCCAGTTCCGGCTTCAATGCAGATTCAAATTATTCAAGAAATTCGTAAGCGAAAAGGACTCAGTCCTGAAATCCCGAAGGTACAAGATTTTATTGAAAGATAAGGGTCTCATTCCAAGGTTGATGCATTGCTGCAGAGCAGACATTGTATTAGGCTTTAGACGAGAAAGAGAGGTTCGAACAAGTTCTTTAATCCTGCACATAGGGAATAAGTGAACTAGATTGACTTTTCCTATATTTCTTCATTATATTACTTAGTTGAATAAGTGTTCGTAAAAATACCTTCTACCATCTGTTTTTAGTTGTAGGTTAGTTTGTACTGACTAGTTAAATAATTCTGGGCTTAATTACAAGAGGTGTCGGAAGTTGGAATGTCGAGTAGTGTTGTTGTTTTTGAAGTCCTAGGCTAATTTCAATGAATTCTGGCAAAACTTTTTGAATGAAATAGTTTGAAGGATTCCCCAATTTTAGTCCATGACATAATGTATCTGCGTAAACGAAGAACTCTTTCCCTCGGTAGATATAGCTGGCTTCTTTTCGTCTGCCATATCTGGGATTTTCACAGATTTTGAACGGCCAAAGTTTGCACGCCAGAGGTTTTATATGCTGTATTCCACAGAACCATTTATCTAGGAGTTTGTATTGGAAGATGCATCTATTGGCCGCGTTTTTCTTCAAATAAAATCCGTTTATGCCTGGTTGGGCGACTCCTAAGCCGTATAAGCGGGTTATAGTTAGCCACTCTTGTAGAGTAAGAATTACAGTAAATGGCTTACAGCATTCCCCACATGCTCGACAGTTCCAAGATTCAATATACTTCCAAGGAACTGGTAACATTGGCATAAGTAGGGATTACTCAGTAGAATAAAATTTTTACCTCGTCTAATGAAACTCTGGCTAAGCATGCGTTACTAAACCTCATTGCGCGAGGGGAATGCGACTGGTGAAACGAGAAAGGAAACTGGTCCTAAGGGTTGAACAAATTATTAAAGAGGCTAATGTTAACGCCAGGATTATCTGGCATAGAGAATGGGGAAAGAAGACCGAAACGGTTGCTAAAATACTGGGAATTGGGTTAGAATACATTCTTAAATGCCTAATTTTTCTCGATTCAAGAGATGAGCCATTAATGGCCGTTGTAACAGGGAATAAACGAGTCAATATCACAAAGTTAGAGCAAGTTTCAGGAAAGATTGGGTTAAGGCTTGCAAATGCGAAAGAGATTGAAAGAATAACTGGGCATCCCATTGGCGGTGTTCCACCAGTAGGATTAAACATCCCTGTCTTTGTCGACATAGAAGTTTTAACTAAAAACACGG
This genomic stretch from Candidatus Bathyarchaeota archaeon harbors:
- a CDS encoding ribosome assembly factor SBDS, whose translation is MGEKVTTARAVISGEHFEILVNPQAALDYKFGRPIELSQVVVVDEVFTDASKGMRASEEKLMKAFGTTDFIKIAEAIMKRGELQLTTEQRRQLIEDKKKQIIAFISRQCVDPRTGLPHPPIRVEQALAQVRVSIDPFEDAEEQARTVIQALRPILPLKMEQLRLAVKIPPEHATRAYGAVKDFGIIKQEEWQADGSWIAIIEMPAGLQTSFLEKVGKLTQGTLQVKVLK
- a CDS encoding S1 RNA-binding domain-containing protein, which translates into the protein MPILVEKRQLVTPGDLIAEGNYLIGESTFREGDKIYATRIGLVDTDGRSVSVVALKGGYIPCVGDLVIGKVIDISLSGWVVDINAPYAAILHASDAIERPFNPQRDDLTSIYDIGDMILAKVVAYDRTRNPILTTHGPGLGKITRGRVIEIVAAKIPRLIGKRGSMINMLKRETGCHFTIGQNGLVLISGRSPEDEDLAVLAIRKIEEEAHTTGLTDRICNLIREESQKRGVSHVSN
- a CDS encoding exosome complex exonuclease Rrp41; the protein is MSQIKPEKLINEQGLRIDGRKPDELRPTKLEVGLLKNATGSAYIEQGKNRILVAVYGPRETHPKHLALPDRATIRCRYHMAPFSTEVRKSPAPSRRELELSKVIRESLEPVVFTEYYPRTTIDVFIEVLQSDGGTRCAGITAASLALADAGIPMRDLVVACASGKVDGQIVLDLCDLEDKFGEADLPVAIIPRSEEITLIQMDGSLTPEEFRKAFNLAIEGCKQIYAMQKEALRKKYIAVKEVAEEETTEAGEREE
- a CDS encoding exosome complex protein Rrp42, with translation MSVTRETEVIAKIKQKQITDLISRGRRLDGRSLFDYREIKVETGVIEKAEGSASVSLGDTKILAGVKIEIGEPFPDTPDEGVLTVNAELVPLASATFELGPPDENAIELARVVDRGLRESKTIDLKKLCINPGKKVFVVFIDIYVLDHDGNLTDASAIAALAALINAKMPTYEIKAGEVELKPEYIQLPLQNYPFTVTMAKIGNKLVVDPIIEEEQVMDAQITVTTDQNGNICAMQKSGPKAFSITHVLEAVDLAREKAKHIRAILGV
- a CDS encoding 50S ribosomal protein L37ae; translation: MGRTKSVGPTGRFAARYGATVRKRRAEIEIELKKPQTCPSCGYKAVKRVSVGIWRCRKCGYTFAGGAYSPVTKLGEMARRAARGLVPTVRVETVKPSKTSETT
- a CDS encoding prefoldin subunit beta — protein: MSTAPEIPPQLQEQLSRLQQLQQTLQIVITQRQQLDLELAETERALTELDKLSDTSTIYKSIGALLVKTDRQTVLKELQERKELLNTRITVLARQEERARSKVKELQQKIQDRLKPPESEEASVKI
- a CDS encoding DUF3194 domain-containing protein, whose amino-acid sequence is MFEEIGLPELKLHQIEEVCKVAEEAARRYILSKVSFRRIADLNITIDISVAGPVTINVDIDATLSPLEAGVDVGQITREASEKALEAAEGKLREFAACKSKK
- a CDS encoding DHH family phosphoesterase; translation: MQIKEIAALLKEKNAKYVSILCHHNADPDAVCSAYAFSQLLKRLKPDVNIEISAAQGPSKLCKQILSAVPIVLIDQPHIEEADILVLLDTNTIQQLDEWKPRIIEAAKPLIVIDHHAAHPSTKSIATLCIADETSSSTCEIVYSLYREADFELTREEALALFLGIAYDTKHFILASSKAFKAIAGLIDAGVMAEEALSLLSMRMDISERIARLKAAKRMNLMKLGKWLVGFSNVSAYQASAARALLELGVDVGIVGGVKEGKLRISMRSTKQFYKETGIHLGRDIAKPLGEQVNGMGGGHAASAGVNGEGDFKEAASLCVRLLMEKLGY